One part of the Tenacibaculum sp. 190130A14a genome encodes these proteins:
- a CDS encoding YceI family protein, with protein MKKIVFTLIALIALTNVYAQTTWKVDKAHSSITFSVSHFMISEVTGNFGKFDITAVSNEKFEEPKFEVSIDAATINTNQSGRDNHLKAADFFDVANHTNIVFKSNSYKKLEGKDFEVTGQITIKGVTKEAVFKGRLNGIIEGRGGKKKAGLKLTTSIKREDFNVGKGMKPIGKDVEVVVNIEMNEQ; from the coding sequence ATGAAAAAAATAGTTTTCACTTTAATAGCCTTAATAGCGCTTACAAATGTATATGCACAAACAACTTGGAAAGTAGATAAAGCACATTCATCTATCACTTTTTCAGTTTCTCATTTTATGATTTCAGAGGTTACAGGAAACTTTGGTAAATTTGATATTACTGCGGTTAGTAATGAAAAATTCGAAGAACCAAAATTTGAAGTTTCAATAGATGCAGCTACAATCAATACCAATCAATCTGGAAGAGATAATCATTTAAAAGCAGCAGATTTTTTTGATGTTGCAAATCATACAAATATTGTATTCAAGAGTAATTCATACAAGAAGTTAGAAGGAAAAGATTTCGAAGTTACTGGACAAATAACTATTAAAGGAGTTACAAAGGAAGCTGTTTTTAAAGGAAGATTGAATGGAATCATAGAAGGAAGAGGAGGAAAGAAAAAAGCAGGATTAAAATTGACAACCTCTATTAAAAGAGAAGATTTTAATGTAGGAAAAGGAATGAAGCCTATAGGAAAAGATGTTGAGGTAGTTGTTAATATCGAAATGAACGAACAATAA
- a CDS encoding PepSY-associated TM helix domain-containing protein, with the protein MKITNRSLHRDLAYFYVGLIIAFSFSGIILNHRQDWYPMDYTYENKPFDLTIPSEEKELTKEYITELTKDIGKYDGHRVRNGKIRVYFKDNIILDADAKSGEGVVEYKRKVPIIGHSMYLHKSTNNFWVWYSDIFGIAMLVIAITGVLIPLGKKGFKGRGWKLAVAGMLFPLLFLFLFA; encoded by the coding sequence ATGAAAATAACAAATAGAAGTTTACATAGAGATTTAGCATATTTTTATGTTGGATTAATTATCGCATTTTCTTTTTCTGGAATAATATTAAACCATCGTCAAGATTGGTACCCTATGGATTATACCTATGAAAATAAACCATTTGATTTAACAATTCCTTCGGAAGAAAAAGAACTTACAAAAGAATACATAACTGAACTTACCAAGGATATTGGAAAATATGATGGGCATAGAGTAAGAAACGGAAAAATTAGAGTGTATTTTAAAGATAATATCATCTTAGATGCAGATGCTAAATCAGGAGAAGGAGTTGTTGAGTATAAAAGGAAAGTTCCTATTATAGGGCATTCAATGTATTTGCATAAATCAACAAACAACTTTTGGGTTTGGTATTCAGATATTTTTGGAATAGCCATGTTAGTTATTGCTATAACAGGGGTTTTAATTCCATTAGGGAAAAAAGGATTTAAAGGAAGAGGTTGGAAATTAGCCGTAGCGGGAATGCTATTCCCTTTACTGTTTTTATTTTTATTCGCTTAA
- a CDS encoding helix-turn-helix domain-containing protein, whose protein sequence is MDSITLDFSMLSIIDVLSIATSLMLGFLFISLKSRNQKANIFLGLFLWSLAIEVLDAFLESVQFKEVEVHVLQTSLATISLLFLYVRLTFNLSIELKSVLLFLPFIIVNFFDFPEELIKWFEYCFNGVLLLLLLKEVRNHQKNIKDYYSDIENKSLNWIKTIVFIYLFFYVFWILEEIVGVANEDVMHYFAAISTILTFFMIYWIAYNGFSQIEIFKSKLFLEEEVQEVKEYKEKDAKDLFDKIINQIEEEKIYTNKNLNLRLLSEKVGIREKELSRLINHHTQNNFYYFINKFRVKAFKELLSSKKAKQLSLLGLANEAGFSSKSTFYAVFKNIEGITPKQYQNQLKKSE, encoded by the coding sequence ATGGACTCAATAACCTTAGATTTTAGTATGTTGTCTATTATAGATGTGTTATCTATAGCAACGTCTTTAATGCTAGGATTTTTATTTATTTCACTTAAATCTAGAAATCAAAAGGCGAATATATTTTTAGGGCTTTTTTTATGGTCTTTGGCAATAGAAGTATTAGATGCGTTTTTAGAGTCGGTACAATTTAAAGAAGTTGAGGTGCACGTATTACAAACCTCTTTAGCAACCATTTCTTTGTTGTTTTTATATGTAAGACTAACTTTTAATTTGAGTATTGAGTTAAAATCTGTGTTACTATTCCTACCTTTTATTATAGTTAACTTTTTTGATTTTCCTGAAGAGCTTATAAAATGGTTTGAGTATTGTTTTAATGGTGTGCTTTTATTACTCTTGTTAAAAGAAGTAAGAAACCATCAAAAGAATATAAAAGATTACTATTCTGATATTGAAAACAAGAGTTTAAATTGGATTAAAACAATTGTATTTATTTATCTCTTTTTCTACGTGTTTTGGATTCTTGAAGAAATAGTTGGTGTGGCAAACGAAGACGTTATGCATTACTTCGCTGCTATTTCTACTATTCTTACTTTTTTTATGATTTATTGGATTGCCTACAATGGATTTTCGCAAATTGAAATATTTAAATCAAAATTGTTTCTAGAGGAAGAGGTTCAAGAAGTAAAGGAGTATAAAGAAAAAGATGCGAAAGATTTATTCGATAAAATTATAAATCAAATCGAAGAGGAGAAGATTTATACAAATAAAAACTTAAATCTACGATTGCTTTCGGAAAAAGTAGGAATTAGAGAAAAAGAACTGTCCAGACTAATTAATCATCATACTCAAAATAATTTTTACTACTTCATTAATAAATTTAGAGTAAAAGCCTTTAAAGAGTTACTGTCTTCTAAGAAAGCAAAGCAATTATCACTTTTAGGTTTGGCAAACGAAGCGGGGTTTTCTTCCAAGTCCACCTTCTATGCAGTTTTTAAAAATATTGAAGGAATTACTCCTAAACAGTACCAAAATCAATTAAAAAAGTCCGAATAA